The Myxococcota bacterium genome includes the window CTGTGGGAGGCGCGGGCGCGCAAGGAGCTGCGCGAAGCGCCGCCCGCGGGGCCGTTCCGGGGCGTGCCCTTCCTGCTGAAGGACCTGCACGCGCACCTGGCGGGCGAGCGACTCACCTTCGGCTCGCGGCTGTTCGCCCAGCACGTGTCGGACGTCGACAGCGAGCTGGTGGCGCGCTACCGGCGCGCGGGCCTGGTGATCTTCGGCCGCACGACCTCGCCCGAGCTCGGCGCCACGGCCACGACCGAGTCGATCCTGTTCGGCGCCACGCGCAACCCATGGAACCTGGAGCGCACCTCGGGTGGCTCGTCCGGGGGCGCGTCCGCCGCCGTGGCGGCGGGGATCCTGCCCGCGGCGCACGCGAGCGACGGCGGCGGCTCGATCCGCATTCCCGCGGCGTGCTGCGGGCTGTTCGGCCTGAAGCCCACGCGCGCGCGCAATCCCATGGGCCCGCATTCCGGCGAGGGCTGGGGCGGCATGAGCACGGCGCACGCGGTGACTCGCTCGGTGCGCGACAGCGCGGCGCTGCTCGACGCCACGCAGGGCCCCGACCTCGGCGCGCCCTACCAGGCTCCGGCGCCCGCGCGGCCCTACCTCGAGGAGGTGACTCGCGCGCCCGGCAGCCTGCGCATCGCCCTGCAGACCGAGACCTTCAACGGCGCACCCACCGACCCCGAGTGCGCCGCCGCCGCGCGCGACGCGGCGCGCCTGTGCGAGGGACTGGGTCACAAGGTCGAAGAGGCGTCGTTCGGCTTCGACCGCGCGGCGCTGGGCCGCGCGACCCAGGTGCTGATGGGCGCGAACATCCAGGCGGTGACCGAGGACGCGGCGGCCGCGCAGGGCAAGACGCTCGGCCCCGACCTGCTCGAGCCGGTGACCCTGATGCTGGTCCTGGCGGCGCGGCCCGCCACGGCCGCGGACTATGCGCGCGCGGTGAAGACGATCCACGCGCTGTCGCGGGCGTTCGAAGCTTTCTTCACGCGCTTCGACGTGCTGCTCACGCCGACCATGGCCATGCAGACGGCGCGCATCGGCGAGCTCGCGCTCTCGAACACGCCGGACGCCGCCTACGGCGCGCGGCTCTCGCGCTGCGTCGGCTACACGTCGCTGTTCAACGCTGCGGGCAACCCGGCGATGAGCGTGCCGCTGGGCACGGCGTCCGACGGCATGCCGATCGGCGTGCAGTTCGGCGCGCGCTTCGGCGACGAAGCCACTCTGTTCCGGCTGGCGGGCCAGCTCGAGGCGGCGCAGCCCTGGTTCGAGCGCCGGCCGAAGGTGGCCGGGGTGGGATGAGCCGCCCTCCCTGCAGACTCACGGCGCTGGGCCAGGTCAGCGCGCTCGGCGGCGCGCTGGAAGAGGTCTCGGCACGGCTCGCGGCGGGTGACGCGACGCGGCTCACGCTGAACGAGTCACTCGTGCCGGAGCGGTCGCTCTGGCTGGGCGCGGTGAACGAGACCTTGCCCGAGATCCCGCCGAACCTGGAACGCTTCGCCTGCCGCAACAATCGGCTCGCGCTCGCGGCCCTGGAAGCCATCCGCGGCGAAGTGAGCGCGGCCATCGCGCGCTTCGGCCAGGGGCGGGTCGGGGTCGTCGTGGGCACCAGCACCTCGGGCGTGGGCGACGCCGAGGCCGCGATCGCGCACCGCGAGCGCACGGGCGTGCTCGCGCACGAGTTCCACTACGACCAGCTCGAGTTCGGCGGGCTCGCGCGCTTCGTGGCCGAAGCCGCCGGCGCGCGCGGCCCCGCCTACACGCTGTCGACCGCCTGCTCGTCGGGCGCGCGCGCGCTCGCCTCGGCGCGCTCGCTGCTCCGCCTGGGTCTGTGCGACGCCGTGATCTCGGGCGCGGCCGACTCGCTGTGCGGGCTCACGACCAACGGCTTCGCGGCGCTCGGCGCGCTCTCGGCGGGAGTCACCAACCCCTTCAGCCGCAACCGCGACGGGCTCACCCTGGGCGAGGCGGGCGTGCTCTTCCTGGTGACGCGCGAGCCGGGCGGCATCCAGCTGCTGGGCGTCGGTGACTCGAGCGAAGCGCACCACATGTCGGCGCCCGACCCCGAAGGCCGTGGCGCCGAGACCGCCATGCAGGGTGCGCTCGCCGACGCGGGACTCACTCCCGCCGACATCGCCTATCTCAACCTGCACGGCACGGGCACGCCGCAGAACGACGCCATGGAGTCGGCGGCGGTGGCGCGCGTGCTCGGCAGCGAGCTGCCGTGCAGCTCGACCAAGCCGCTGGTCGGTCACACGCTGGGCGCGGCGGGAGCCATCGAGGCGGCGTTCTGCTGGCTCGTGCTGGCCGAAATGCGCGCCGGCGAGGCCGCGCTGCCGCCACACGTGTGGGACGGCGCGCGCGACCCCGAGCTGGCGCCCATCCGACTCACCGAGAAAGGCGCGCGCGCCGTGTTCGGCCCGCGCAGCGCCGTGATGACGAGCTCGTTCGGCTTCGGCGGCAACAACTGCACGCTGATCCTGGGCCGGAGTGACTCGCCGTGAAGGCCTCCCTCTTGCGCTGGTCCGCCTGGGCGCCGGGCCTCGACTCGGCCGCGGCCTGGGAGGCCTGGGCCAAGTCACCCGCGCCGCTGCCCGCGACGGGCGCACCCGACGCCAAGTTCCTGCCCGCCATGCTGCGCCGCCGCTGCACGCCGCTCACCCGGACCATGCTCACGGCCGCGTTCGGCGCCGCCGAGCCCGACGAGCTGGCGCGCCTGCGCACGGTGTTCTCGTCGCGCCACGGCAGCATCAACGAGTCGATCGGCCTGCTCGAGAACGTGGTGCGGCGCGAGAAGCTCTCGCCCGCGACCTTCAGTCACACCGTGCACAACGCCCAGGCCGGTCTGTTCTCCATCGCCGCCGGCAACCGCGCCGCGTCGAGCTCGCTCTCGGCCCAGGAGGACAGCTGGACCGCAGCCTGGCTCGAGGCGCTGTGCTTCCTGGAGCGCGACCCGTCGGAGCCGGTACTGGTGGTGATCGGCGACGTGCCGCTCGCCGACACCTTCGCGCCGCTCGTCGCCGAGGCCGCGACGCCCTACGCGCTCGCGGTGCAGATCGCGGCGCCGGGCAGCGGGCCCGGCCTCGATCTCGAGCTCGCGTCCCAGGGTCGCACCGGCACCCTGCTCCCCCCGCCGTGGCCGCCCGCGCTCGAGTTCCTGCGCTGGTGGCTCTCGGGCGACGAGTCACTAGAGCAGCCGAACCGCGCCAACCGGGCGCGCTGGACGCGCGTCTAGTGGCGGCGCTCCGGCATGCCCAGCGAGCGGCGCATCTCTAGCTTGTAGGCGCTGGCCCGGCGGCCCATCTCGGTGCGCTCGGCGGGGAAGACACGCTCGAAGAGTGAGTCGATCGGGCCGCCGTCGTAGATGCGGAAGTGCGCCTTGCGCACCACGAACTCCACGGCGGTGATCGCCGCGAACGCGGCCCACGTGACCCAGCCCGTCCAGGCGTGCCACCAGCCGAGCGGCGCGAACAGCGCGAGCGCCGCGATCGCGAGCGCGTTCGCGGCGAACAGGCCCGCCCACAAGAGAGTCACCTGCCGGCAGTAGGGCCGGATGAAGTCGGGCGCGTAGGGCTGCATCTGGCGCACGAAGCGCTCGATCGCCGAGCCGCCGCCCCGCAGGCTGGCGAGCGCGATGCGCGCCAGCGCGAGATACAGCCACGCGGGCAAGAGCAAGAGAAACGTGCGCTCGCCGGTGGCGAGTGCAGCGGCGGCCAGCGCGAACAGCCCCGCGGTGTCGAGCGTGCGGAATGACAGCTCGCTGGGCAGCGCGGAGCTCACCGGCCGCAGACACAAGAGCGATACGCCGATCATGGTCGCCGCCAGCGCGCGCACGCCGAAGCGGCCGATCACCCACTCGGCGAACAGCGGGAAGCCGATCGCGATCGCGGCGAAGGCGAGCCCCGCGAGGAGCGCCGCGCGGGCCAGGCGATAGTCAGTCAAGGGACTCGGCAGAGAGCAGCGCCGACAGCGGCAGCTGCTCTTCGGGCGCGTGGCGCGCGTCGGGGCCCAGGAGCGCGAGCGCGCGCCGGCGCACGTCGTTGAAGATCGCCTCGGTCTTCTCCAGCACCTCGCGGCGCGTGCGCGGCGTGCCCACGCGCTGCAGGAAGTCGAGGTGGTCGAGGCCGGGCGTGAACTCGCCGCGGTTCTTGCGGTAGAACTCGCCGCGCCGCTTGAGTGACTCGGCGACCTTGCCGAACAAGCCGTTGAAGTTGCCCAGCGCGCGCAGGATCAGCGGCGCCATGCGCAGCTGGCGGCGCAGCCAGCGCGGGTCGAGGTGCT containing:
- a CDS encoding amidase translates to MREYESYDALGLAELVRKGEVSPDELLDAALARVSARNPALNAVHMLWEARARKELREAPPAGPFRGVPFLLKDLHAHLAGERLTFGSRLFAQHVSDVDSELVARYRRAGLVIFGRTTSPELGATATTESILFGATRNPWNLERTSGGSSGGASAAVAAGILPAAHASDGGGSIRIPAACCGLFGLKPTRARNPMGPHSGEGWGGMSTAHAVTRSVRDSAALLDATQGPDLGAPYQAPAPARPYLEEVTRAPGSLRIALQTETFNGAPTDPECAAAARDAARLCEGLGHKVEEASFGFDRAALGRATQVLMGANIQAVTEDAAAAQGKTLGPDLLEPVTLMLVLAARPATAADYARAVKTIHALSRAFEAFFTRFDVLLTPTMAMQTARIGELALSNTPDAAYGARLSRCVGYTSLFNAAGNPAMSVPLGTASDGMPIGVQFGARFGDEATLFRLAGQLEAAQPWFERRPKVAGVG
- a CDS encoding beta-ketoacyl-ACP synthase, whose protein sequence is MSRPPCRLTALGQVSALGGALEEVSARLAAGDATRLTLNESLVPERSLWLGAVNETLPEIPPNLERFACRNNRLALAALEAIRGEVSAAIARFGQGRVGVVVGTSTSGVGDAEAAIAHRERTGVLAHEFHYDQLEFGGLARFVAEAAGARGPAYTLSTACSSGARALASARSLLRLGLCDAVISGAADSLCGLTTNGFAALGALSAGVTNPFSRNRDGLTLGEAGVLFLVTREPGGIQLLGVGDSSEAHHMSAPDPEGRGAETAMQGALADAGLTPADIAYLNLHGTGTPQNDAMESAAVARVLGSELPCSSTKPLVGHTLGAAGAIEAAFCWLVLAEMRAGEAALPPHVWDGARDPELAPIRLTEKGARAVFGPRSAVMTSSFGFGGNNCTLILGRSDSP
- a CDS encoding beta-ketoacyl synthase chain length factor, producing the protein MKASLLRWSAWAPGLDSAAAWEAWAKSPAPLPATGAPDAKFLPAMLRRRCTPLTRTMLTAAFGAAEPDELARLRTVFSSRHGSINESIGLLENVVRREKLSPATFSHTVHNAQAGLFSIAAGNRAASSSLSAQEDSWTAAWLEALCFLERDPSEPVLVVIGDVPLADTFAPLVAEAATPYALAVQIAAPGSGPGLDLELASQGRTGTLLPPPWPPALEFLRWWLSGDESLEQPNRANRARWTRV